A region from the Verrucomicrobiia bacterium genome encodes:
- a CDS encoding VOC family protein — protein sequence MAKHQQTVTPTFTFKDSRKAIEYYKKAFGAKLLDLYPRPDGSGTMHATIQIAESVIMMGDEMPGSEKCGKSAETIGASPIGMYLSVPDVDATFKQAVAAGGKELMAVADMFWGARVGQVVDPFGYSWMIATPKQDLTHEQVQKAADAFFAQAAGKR from the coding sequence ATGGCGAAGCATCAGCAGACCGTTACACCCACGTTTACGTTCAAAGATTCCAGGAAGGCCATCGAGTATTACAAAAAAGCTTTTGGCGCGAAGCTCCTGGACTTGTACCCCAGGCCCGACGGATCGGGGACCATGCATGCCACCATCCAGATCGCCGAATCGGTCATCATGATGGGCGATGAAATGCCGGGTTCGGAAAAATGCGGCAAGAGCGCGGAAACGATCGGGGCTTCGCCCATCGGCATGTACCTCAGCGTGCCCGACGTCGATGCGACGTTCAAGCAGGCGGTCGCGGCCGGGGGCAAAGAGCTCATGGCCGTCGCCGACATGTTCTGGGGCGCCCGCGTGGGCCAGGTCGTCGATCCTTTCGGCTACTCGTGGATGATTGCCACGCCCAAGCAGGACCTCACGCATGAGCAGGTCCAGAAAGCCGCCGACGCGTTTTTCGCTCAGGCTGCCGGCAAGAGATAA